The segment GATAGGGAAGGGGATGTAAGGGGATTTCCGTTTGGCAGCGGGCCCGATTTCCGCTAATTTGCAACCGATTCTGGCGAATACCTAGTCACGAAGAACGATGAATATCGATCCTGACAGCAAGACGCTCCAACTCGACCGGTTTCTGGCCGTGCCGATGTTCTGCGCGTCGATGTTGTTCCTGGTCTTCGTCGCTGCGGCCGTGCAGGAATTCACTTCCGAGACGATTTATCAGTCGGTCGAAGCGAGTCTCTACTTCTTCGAGCTGACGCTGTTGATGTTTCCCCTCTTCCTTGCTGAGGCGCTGGCCCATTTCTGGATCGGCAGCCCACGCTGGAAAACGGCGTTCCTCCGCTCGCTCCTTCCCCCGCTTCGTTTAGCGGCTCGCGATCACGAGACCGGCACGACGATGTGGCTGCCGATGCTCGGTTGGCGCGAAGTGGACGACGACTTGCACGAAGAGGTAGAGCGCGCCTTCAGCGGCCCGATGATGGTGGTCGCTCTGATGATCTTGCCGCTACTCGCGATCAGCTTGGTCTGGCACTACCGGATCGATATCGGCCAGTATCCATGGCTCGAAGCGATCGTCGAAACCGGCTACAGCATCACCTGGCTGGCCTTCACCGTCGAGTTCATTGTGATGTTCTCGCTGGTCGATAAGAAATTCGCCTATGTCCGCAAACATTGGGTCGATCTGCTGATCATTTGCTTGCCGCTGGTCGCCTTCCTGCGCGTCCTGCGCGTTTCGCAGCTGTTGCGACTTCAGCAAGTCACCAAGGCGACGCGGATCTATCGGCTGCGTGGACTTGCCCTGCGACTGTGGCGCGGGATCGTCGCTCTCGACATGTTGTCGCGACTGATGCGTCTTGATCCCGAGCGACGGATTGAGCTGCTGGAAGAGTTGATCACGGAGAAGGAAGAAGAAATCGAAAAGATTCGGGAACAGATCTCCGAGCTTCAAGCCCGCATCGCCACCAAAGCGAAGGTAGCGCCGCCGCAGATCGCGCCCGAAACGCCAGCCAAAGATACGGAAGCGGCTTAACAATGACGCGACGCCCGCTGGCCTGGCTAGAAGAAGAACTGCAGACGCTCGATCAGTTGCACATGCGTCGTCATTTGCGCACCCACTTCGGTCCGCAAACGGCGGAGCAAACGGTCGACGGCCAGCGCTTCGTCAACTTCGGCGGCAACGACTATCTCGGTCTGGCCGCTGATCCAAGGCTCGCCGCCGCCGCAATCGCCGCGATTGAAAACGAAGGCTGGGGTTCCGGCGCTAGTCCGCTGGTCACCGGACATGGCGCATCGCACGCAGCGCTCGAAACTTCGCTGGCCGAACTGGAAGGGACCGAAGCGGCGCTCCTCTTCTCCTCCGGCTTCGCCGCCAACGTCGGCACGATTACGGCGCTCGCCGGTAAGGGAGACGTGATCTTCAGCGACGCGAAGAATCACGCCAGCATTATTGACGGGGTCCGCCTCTGCGGCGCTCGCCCCCAGATCTACCAACACCTCGACGTCGATCATCTCGAAAAGCTGATCGCCCAGGCCTCGGCGTTTCGCCGCCGCTACATCGTTACCGACACTCTTTTCAGCATGGACGGCGATTTCGCCCCGCTGGTCGAACTGTGCGAACTGGCCGAGCGCTACGATGCGATCGTGATCGTCGACGAAGCGCACGCGACCGGCGTCTTCGGCCAACATGGCCGCGGCGTTTGCGAACATCTGGGGGTCGAAGAGCAAGTCGACGTCCGGATCGGCACCCTCAGCAAGGCGCTCGGCGGACATGGGGGCTTTGTCGTCGGCAGCCAAACGCTAATCGACTGGCTCCTGAACCGGGCCCGCAGCTACGTCTTTTCGACCGCCGCGCCGATGGCGGCCTCCGCCGCAATGATCGCCGCACTCCAGATCGTCCGTGATGAACCGGAACGCCGTCAATTGCTTCTGGAGCGAGCCGCCAACCTCCGCGAAACGTTGCGCAAACAAGGATGGCAAGTCGGCGGCGAAAGCCAGATCATTCCGATCCTGATCGGCGAACCGGAGCCGACGATGCAGGCCTCGCATCGTCTGCGTGAGCAAGGACTGTTCGTACCAGGCATTCGTCCTCCCAGCGTTCCGAGCGGCGAATCGCTGTTGCGGATCAGCCTCAGCTATGCGCACACGCCGGAGCATCTCGATCGCCTGATCGCGGCGCTGGCTGATCTGCGTCAACGTCTGCTGTAAGATCTCCTCACTCAATTGACCAACTGCGACGAACCTCGATGGCGACCTATTTCGTAACCGGCGGCAGCGGCTTTGTCGGCCGACATCTCTGCCAGCGTTTGGCGGCCGAAGGGCACACGCTCCGCTGCGCCGTGCGCAAGAGTTCGGCCACCGCACATCTGCAAGAGCTGGGCGCCGAACTGATCGAAGTCGATCTGACCGCAGGGGGCGACTTGCGCTCCGCACTGGAAGGCTGCGACGGCATTTTCCATTCCGCCGGCTTGATCTCTCCAAGGCGGGAGGAACAGCTCCTGCGCGTCAATCGAGATGGAACCCGTTTCCTCTGCGAAGCGGCGGCCGAACTGCCGACGCCTCCTCCGCTGATCTACGTTTCGAGCATCGCCGCGGCCGGTCCCGCGAAATCAGACGAGCCGCGGCGTCCCGCCGATTTTCCCAAACCAGTCTCCCGCTACGGCGAGAGCAAACGGGCCGGCGAGCGGCAATTGGAAATGGTCGCCGATCGCGTGCCGACGACGATCGTTCGCCCCGGCATCATCTTTGGCGAAGCGAATCGCGATATGTTCCCCATGTTTCGGTCGATTCGCCGCTTTGGCGTGCACGCGATGCCGCGAGCCGATCTCCGCCTCTCGTTGATCTATGTCGGCGACCTGATCGAACTGCTGATCCAGGCGCTCGCGCACGGCCGGCGAATCACTCATCGCGAAGATCCGCAGTCGAAGTTCGACGGCGTCGGGTATTACTTTGCCGCTGACGCAGAGCAGCCGACCTATCAAGCGCTAGGGGAGATGGTCGCCGAAGCGGTCGACGTCCCCCGTCTGCGCGCGATTACGATGCCCAGTCCGCTCGTCTGGACGACTGCAACCGCTTCGGAACTATTCGGCAAAGCGATTGGCCGCCCCAATATTCTCACCCGCGATAAGATTCGCGAAGCGATCGCCGGCGACTGGACCTGCGACATTTCTACCGCCGTCGATGAGCTGGGCTTTCAGCCGGCGCAGTCGCTGCAGACAGGCCTGTGCCAAACGGCCCAGTGGTATCGCGCCGAAGGCTGGCTGTAGTCGCTAGCGGCGACGACGACGGAGCTCCACCAGGATCAGCCGCTGATTCGCGAGTCCCGAAAACCCGATCCCTAAGATCATCCAACCGAAGAAGAGCATCATCACCGGCGGGTGAACCGGGATGAACATCATCGCGCCGGCGGTCAGCATCCCCAAGCCAAACGTGGTAATCGCCAGCAAGATGCAGGTCGTGCGCCAACCATCGGCCAGACTAAGCAAAGAGTCTTGCGGGGGAAGCTCGCGCAGTTCGACGACGGTCATCCCTTCTTCCGCTTCCAGAGTCCGCCGCGCCGACTCTTCGTCGTAGGCTTCCACTTCCCGGCGTTCTAACTTTCCCGTCGAGTCTTTCAAATAAGCGGCGAACTGCATAAGACGACACCAGGCGAGTGACGAGGCAAACGATGAGCGGGGATACCGTTGATCTACTAGTATACCCGTAGATCGTTTTCTGCCTATGCCAATGCGGCCCGGGTTCTCTCGACCAGACTGTTATCCCGCGCGCCGGAGCCAGGCAGATTAAACATACTAAGCCCCAGATAAAGGTCCCGCCACTCGGGCGAAACGTGATAAAAGTCCTCTAAAACGGCCGAACTGAACTTATAGTCGTGGGCGTCGTTCCCCTTCAAAAAGACCAGCACCCGGGCGGCGTCCATCAATTGTTGGGCGCCAGCAGTGCCGGTTTCCGCCAGATAGGCTCGCGTCTTTCGCGCAGCGGTCATTGGATCGCGGCTGAGATCGGCGAAGATCTGCTCGGTCGCCGCCGAGCCGTCGTCCAGCTTCTCCGGCGTCAGATCGTCGATCGTGATCTCCTTTACTTTCCCGCGTCCCTTCATCGCCCCACGGAACATCGGCAAGAAGGCGACGTTCTGCAGCAGCATCAGCCGCCGAGTTTGATCGTCGCCGGAAGTCTGATAAGCGTAGTGAAGCGCATTGGTCGAAGTCATCGCGTGAAGCGCCACAATCCCCGGCTGCTGCATCAACATCTCGCCGGCCGTCAGATGAAGCGCATCCCAGACCGATTGCGGCGAAGCGCCGCGATTGAGCAGCTCAACCGTCAGATCGCAAGCGTCATCGTTCGACGCGCTCCGCAGCGCCGTGATCAACTGCTTCGTCGCTTCTTGGTCGAGCTCGCCATCTTGCCAGTCCGCGCGGATCTTCCCGGCGACTTCCATGTTGCGGCGATACGGTCGATCCGCCTCGTCGTCGCGCTCGGCCGGGTTGCTTCCTTCATGCATCAGCAGCGCGTAAGCGAGCGACCGGAGGACCGGCTCGGCATGATCGCGGCCGACGAACTGCAGCGTTCGTTGGCTGTTGGCGACGAAGATCGCCTTGTGCCCGATCGAGCGAAAATCGCGTGCACCGTAGCGATAGAACTGTTCGTAGATTTCGTTCATCCCGGCGGATCGCGCTAGGGCCGCAACCGCCGTATCGGCGGCCGCTTCGTCCCAGTCGTCCATCGCTTCGGCGAACGTCCTTCCGGCGACGTGGGGCCGCGGCATCTTTCCTTCGGCGACTGCCGGCATCACCCAGTCGCCCCGTTCCTGCACATCGCGCGCGGCGGCCGACTTGTAGTGGTCGAGCGCCCAGAAGATCGGCAGCCAGCGATGCTCGGCCGGCGAAGCGATGCTCGCCAGGTGCGCCGAGTTGACTACCAGCACCGCGTGAAACTTGTGCCCGACCGATGGCCGGGGCTCAACGTTCTTCACGCCGACCAAAAGGAGCGCCGCGAGCAGTTCTTGATAGCTGAGCCCCTTGTTAATTCGAGCGCCGATCTCTTCCAACAAGCGCTCGCGGGGCGTTTCTTCGATCAGCTTGACCAGCGGCTCAATCTCCGGCTGGAGCTGGACATGCGCCAGGTTGACGTTCGCTTCTTCGGCCGAAACGGGACGGAGCCCGTTGAGAAAAGCGAGATTCCCCAAACCGACGACTGCCCCGGTTTGCAGAAATCCGCGCCGCGATTGCTTGCCGAACATGTGCTCCGCCTCCTTATAAATTTGCCTGCGATCCGCGCACTGATCGATTCCTCTTTTATCCCTGCTCAGCCGCCGAGAAGCAAATGGAAAAGAAGCGCGCCGCCACCCAATTGCGGGCAAGAAAAAGCGACGCCGGCCACTTCTGGACCGGCGCCGCAGGTTACGCAGTTCGTTTTTACTGAATTCCTGGTGCCATGCTCTTGCGGCGTCTTCGCCGGATGAGCATGTCTTTGCCCTGGTAACACGCATTGAAGACATGCCCTTCCCACGAAGACGTGGTAAGAGCATGGCGCCAGTCGATCGACGGTTACTAACCGACAGTGATCTCGGCTCGCTTTTCGGCGATCAGTTTCAGTAGTCCCTTTTGCGGGTTGGCGAATTTCGCGATCCCTTCTTCCATCAGCGTCTTTTCGAGATGCTGGTAGTCGACGTGTTTGTCGAGATCGGCGAGCACCGCATCGCTCGGCATTTCGTCGACCTGGCGAGTAATCGTGACGCCGCTGGCCTGGACCTTGTCGTTGGTCCCCGGCGGGTTCGTTTCGATGTCGCTGCCAGCGAACGCGGCGACGTACTTCCACGGCGGATCTTCCGGCTTTTTGGTGCCGGTCGACGCGAAGATCATCTCTTGCTGCTGCTTCACCGGCTTGTCGCTCCAGAACTTCTGGTTCATCTGCCAGATCCGCTTGGCGTTGACGATCCCCAGTTGTCCCTGGGCGGCGGCGGTCAACTGCGGAAGGTGCTCTTCGGTATAGACGTCGACCCGCGAGACGAAAATCGAGTAGACGCTCTTGAACCCGTCGAGATTCGCCCGACGTTGCGCACCGCGCCAGACGGCGTCGCGAGCCGCTTCGTATTGGCGTTCGGTAAAGATCAGCGTGACGTTCAGCGTGACGCCGGCGGCGCACAACTCTTCCACCGCGTCGAGACCGGCCGGAGTCGCCGGAACCTTGATCATCCGGTTCTTCTGACCTTGGGCCCAATGCTTGCCCAGTTCGATGTACTTGGCGACCCGCTCGTCGTGCGGCATGTCGACTTCCGGGTCTTCCAGCAGCGGATCGACCTCGAAGCTGACGTAGCCGTTGTTCCCTTCCGCTTCTTCCCAGACCGGCAGAAAGACGCTTTGGGCGTCGGAAACGAGTTGGTTGGTCAACGTCCAGGCGACGTCGTTGTCGGAGAGCCCTTGTTCGATCAGCTCGGCGATCTTGTCGTCGAAACGGCCCGTCTTGATCAGGTCCGAGACGATCACAGGGTTCGAGGTCGCCCCGGTCGCGCCGAGAGCGAAGTTACTGCGAACCAGGTCAGGATCGATCGAGTCGAGCCACAGTTTCGTGCCGGAAGCGATCAGCGATTCGAGCGGTGAGGCCACAATGCCCTCCTTTGTTGTTGTTTGCGAAAGCACATTTTTCAATTCTAGCGGATTCCCGCGACGAGGCCAGCAACAGTTAGCGGGGCGGAACTGCTCAAAAAATGCCCACATGTGGATTCTTCACTTCCTTTAACTTGATTTTCGCCGAATTCTCCCTGCCGCATTGATTTGCCTCACCATATTCTTTATTTTGATTAATCAAACTTCTGCACTCTTGAACAACAAAACAAAGATTTCGGCAGTCATGAAAGTCAATGACCAACGCCCCTCGCCATCCGGCTTTACGCTGGTCGAACTTCTGGTCGTTATCGCGATCATTGGAATCCTGATCGCGTTGCTCTTGCCGGCGGTGCAGCAAGCCCGGGAAGCGGCCCGGCGGATGCAATGCACCAACAACCTGAAGCAGGTCGGGATCGCGCTGCACAACTACCACGACGCCCTCGGTTCGTTTCCGTCCGGGTACGTCTCGTACGACAAATACGGCTCCATCAGCAGCTTGCCCTCTGGGGACTACGACGCGACCACTTGGGACGCGTCGCCTGGATGGGGTTGGGGCAAACTGCTGTTGCCGTTTGCTGAACAAGGCAACGTCGCCGACGCCCTCGACAATCGCCGCAAGGTGTGGGACGCGGCGCATCAAGCCGCCGCGCAGACGAAGCTGGAGATGTTCCTCTGCCCGTCGGCGGCCGGCCCGACCGACCCACTGCTGGTCGTCGACGCGTCAAATAGCCCGCTCAACAAAGGAAACGGCTCGATCTATCTCGGCCGGTCGAACTATGTCGCTAGCCACGGACAGGAAGAATGCTGGGGAGACGCCAGCGGCCCGAGCGGCGGCTATGGCGGCGACGCCGGCAAAATCGCCGACGGCCCCTTCTATCGCAATTCGCACACCCGGTTTCGCGACGTGGTCGACGGCCTTTCCAACAGCGTCTTCTGCGGCGAGCATACGTCGCGGCTGAGCGACAAGACCTGGGTCGGCGTCGTCCCAGGCGCCATGGTTCATCCGCGGATCAACTCCCCCGACAATGCGGTTGAATCGGCCGCGACGCTCGTCTTGGTTCATAGCGGTCCGGCGATCGGCGAACAGGACGCCCTCGGCAACCCGATCATCCACCCGCCGAACTTCCCCACGCTCCACGTCGGCCAGATGCAATCGGAACATCCCGGCGGCGCCAACGTGCTGCTCGGGGACGGCTCGGTCCGCTTCATCTCGGAAGTGGTCAATCGCCAACGATTCGCCGCGATGACCAGCATCGCCGAAGGAGAGGTCGTCAGCCATGACTAAGTACCTCTACGCAGCGCTGCTGCTGCTGCTGGCGATCGGCTGCAGTCGTTACCCCGAAGTGAGCGGCAGCGCCTACGAAATGGCGGAGACCCTGTCGACCGTCTGCAACCTGAAAAGCGACCAGCAACTGAAGCAATACCGCACGCTGATCGACGACCGGCTCGCAGCGAGCGAAATCACCAGCAGCGAACATG is part of the Blastopirellula sediminis genome and harbors:
- the bioF gene encoding 8-amino-7-oxononanoate synthase → MTRRPLAWLEEELQTLDQLHMRRHLRTHFGPQTAEQTVDGQRFVNFGGNDYLGLAADPRLAAAAIAAIENEGWGSGASPLVTGHGASHAALETSLAELEGTEAALLFSSGFAANVGTITALAGKGDVIFSDAKNHASIIDGVRLCGARPQIYQHLDVDHLEKLIAQASAFRRRYIVTDTLFSMDGDFAPLVELCELAERYDAIVIVDEAHATGVFGQHGRGVCEHLGVEEQVDVRIGTLSKALGGHGGFVVGSQTLIDWLLNRARSYVFSTAAPMAASAAMIAALQIVRDEPERRQLLLERAANLRETLRKQGWQVGGESQIIPILIGEPEPTMQASHRLREQGLFVPGIRPPSVPSGESLLRISLSYAHTPEHLDRLIAALADLRQRLL
- a CDS encoding NAD-dependent epimerase/dehydratase family protein: MATYFVTGGSGFVGRHLCQRLAAEGHTLRCAVRKSSATAHLQELGAELIEVDLTAGGDLRSALEGCDGIFHSAGLISPRREEQLLRVNRDGTRFLCEAAAELPTPPPLIYVSSIAAAGPAKSDEPRRPADFPKPVSRYGESKRAGERQLEMVADRVPTTIVRPGIIFGEANRDMFPMFRSIRRFGVHAMPRADLRLSLIYVGDLIELLIQALAHGRRITHREDPQSKFDGVGYYFAADAEQPTYQALGEMVAEAVDVPRLRAITMPSPLVWTTATASELFGKAIGRPNILTRDKIREAIAGDWTCDISTAVDELGFQPAQSLQTGLCQTAQWYRAEGWL
- a CDS encoding transaldolase family protein, with the protein product MASPLESLIASGTKLWLDSIDPDLVRSNFALGATGATSNPVIVSDLIKTGRFDDKIAELIEQGLSDNDVAWTLTNQLVSDAQSVFLPVWEEAEGNNGYVSFEVDPLLEDPEVDMPHDERVAKYIELGKHWAQGQKNRMIKVPATPAGLDAVEELCAAGVTLNVTLIFTERQYEAARDAVWRGAQRRANLDGFKSVYSIFVSRVDVYTEEHLPQLTAAAQGQLGIVNAKRIWQMNQKFWSDKPVKQQQEMIFASTGTKKPEDPPWKYVAAFAGSDIETNPPGTNDKVQASGVTITRQVDEMPSDAVLADLDKHVDYQHLEKTLMEEGIAKFANPQKGLLKLIAEKRAEITVG
- a CDS encoding DUF1559 family PulG-like putative transporter yields the protein MKVNDQRPSPSGFTLVELLVVIAIIGILIALLLPAVQQAREAARRMQCTNNLKQVGIALHNYHDALGSFPSGYVSYDKYGSISSLPSGDYDATTWDASPGWGWGKLLLPFAEQGNVADALDNRRKVWDAAHQAAAQTKLEMFLCPSAAGPTDPLLVVDASNSPLNKGNGSIYLGRSNYVASHGQEECWGDASGPSGGYGGDAGKIADGPFYRNSHTRFRDVVDGLSNSVFCGEHTSRLSDKTWVGVVPGAMVHPRINSPDNAVESAATLVLVHSGPAIGEQDALGNPIIHPPNFPTLHVGQMQSEHPGGANVLLGDGSVRFISEVVNRQRFAAMTSIAEGEVVSHD